A window of Campylobacter ureolyticus contains these coding sequences:
- the tsaE gene encoding tRNA (adenosine(37)-N6)-threonylcarbamoyltransferase complex ATPase subunit type 1 TsaE produces the protein MLKKCENFIFGINELVNLVKKLPKNGIIILKGNLASGKTTLVKEIAKFHGFDGIVNSPTFSIMQNYKCQNLEIFHYDIYQNGVKSLTQNGLFENFFEDGLHLVEWGDENLEKYFQKFELNYCTIEIKNLENKREYKVSYA, from the coding sequence ATGTTAAAGAAGTGTGAAAATTTTATTTTTGGAATTAATGAACTTGTAAATTTAGTTAAAAAACTCCCCAAAAATGGCATTATAATCTTAAAAGGTAATTTAGCAAGTGGCAAAACAACCTTAGTCAAAGAGATAGCTAAATTTCATGGATTTGATGGAATTGTAAATTCTCCAACTTTTAGCATTATGCAAAATTATAAATGTCAAAATTTAGAAATTTTTCACTATGATATCTACCAAAACGGAGTTAAAAGTTTAACCCAAAATGGACTTTTTGAAAATTTTTTTGAAGATGGGCTTCATCTAGTTGAATGGGGAGATGAAAATTTGGAAAAATATTTTCAAAAATTTGAACTTAATTATTGCACTATTGAAATAAAAAATTTAGAAAATAAAAGAGAATATAAGGTAAGTTATGCATAG
- the lptB gene encoding LPS export ABC transporter ATP-binding protein, which yields MHRLEAINLKKTIKKTNIIKDVSLSVESGEIVGLLGPNGAGKTTSFYMICGLIKPTSGDIKLDDKIITKVPLHKRALQGIGYLAQESSVFKELSVEENLLLAAEVSIKDKIKANQKVDEMLELLNITAIKDRLGVSLSGGERRRCEIARSLVITPKFLLLDEPFAGVDPIAVADIQNIVKNLKKLNIGILITDHNVRETLAICDRAYVMKDGEILAGGSSDEVANDENVRKYYLGEEFKFF from the coding sequence ATGCATAGGCTTGAAGCTATAAATCTTAAAAAAACTATAAAAAAAACAAATATAATAAAAGATGTCTCACTAAGTGTAGAAAGTGGTGAAATTGTTGGACTTTTAGGACCAAATGGTGCTGGAAAAACAACAAGCTTTTATATGATATGTGGGCTTATAAAACCAACTAGTGGAGATATAAAGCTTGATGATAAAATAATTACAAAAGTTCCACTTCACAAAAGAGCTTTACAAGGAATTGGATATTTAGCACAAGAAAGTAGTGTCTTTAAAGAGTTAAGCGTTGAAGAAAACCTACTTTTAGCCGCAGAAGTTAGTATAAAAGATAAAATCAAAGCCAATCAAAAAGTAGATGAAATGCTAGAACTTTTAAATATAACTGCTATAAAAGACAGACTTGGAGTAAGCTTAAGCGGTGGAGAAAGAAGGCGTTGCGAGATAGCAAGAAGTTTAGTTATAACACCTAAATTCTTGCTATTAGATGAGCCTTTTGCTGGAGTTGATCCTATAGCTGTGGCAGACATTCAAAATATAGTTAAAAATTTAAAAAAACTAAATATTGGAATTTTAATAACCGATCACAATGTCCGCGAAACATTGGCAATTTGCGATAGAGCGTATGTAATGAAAGATGGTGAAATTCTAGCTGGTGGAAGTAGTGATGAAGTGGCAAATGATGAAAATGTACGAAAGTACTACCTTGGAGAAGAGTTTAAATTTTTTTAA
- the era gene encoding GTPase Era, whose protein sequence is MPDNIKKSGFVTLIGRTNAGKSSLLNFLLGEKLSLVSHKQNATRRKINAIVMNDDNQIIFIDTPGLHKSSKAMNKTMIEIALNSVGDADLVLFLASVHDDISNYEEFLLKFDNVKHILVLTKIDETSDEKLAKKITQYSKFDDKFLALVPTSIKKSICRKPLLDEICKYLPFHEYYYDPELLSPTISKDIYRDLILESIFESVSSEVPYCSDVLVEKVMEKDNLISVYAQIITDNNSHKKILIGKDGLTIKRIGIKAKKLISDFSKLKIYLNLEVVVKKGWNSNEMLIRKHFIY, encoded by the coding sequence ATGCCAGATAATATAAAAAAAAGTGGTTTTGTTACACTCATTGGCAGAACAAATGCTGGAAAAAGTAGTCTTTTGAATTTTTTACTTGGTGAAAAACTTTCTTTAGTGTCGCATAAGCAAAATGCAACAAGAAGAAAAATCAACGCAATTGTTATGAATGATGACAATCAAATTATTTTTATTGACACGCCAGGACTTCATAAAAGTTCAAAAGCTATGAATAAAACTATGATTGAAATAGCACTAAATTCAGTAGGGGATGCTGATTTAGTGCTATTTTTAGCTAGCGTGCATGATGATATATCAAATTATGAAGAGTTTTTACTTAAATTTGATAATGTTAAGCATATATTAGTTTTAACAAAAATAGATGAAACAAGCGATGAAAAATTAGCTAAAAAAATAACTCAGTATTCTAAATTTGATGATAAATTTTTAGCTTTAGTTCCAACATCCATTAAAAAGTCAATTTGTAGAAAACCTCTTTTAGATGAAATTTGCAAATACTTACCATTTCATGAGTATTATTATGACCCTGAACTTTTAAGTCCAACTATATCAAAGGATATTTATAGAGATTTAATACTAGAGTCTATTTTTGAAAGTGTTAGCAGTGAAGTGCCTTATTGCAGTGATGTGTTAGTTGAAAAAGTTATGGAAAAAGACAATTTAATTTCAGTTTATGCTCAAATTATTACAGATAATAATTCTCATAAAAAGATATTAATTGGAAAAGATGGACTTACGATAAAAAGAATAGGAATAAAAGCAAAAAAGTTGATTTCAGATTTTTCTAAGTTAAAAATTTATTTAAATTTAGAAGTTGTTGTAAAAAAAGGTTGGAATTCAAATGAAATGTTAATTAGAAAGCATTTTATATATTGA
- the hslV gene encoding ATP-dependent protease subunit HslV, with protein sequence MFEATTILAYKGKNASVIGGDGQVTFGNTVLKGSAVKIRKIGKDGSVLAGFAGSTADAFNLFDMFEKCLDSVKGDLLRAAIDFSKEWRKDKYLRKLEAMMLVLDRKHLFLLSGMGDVVEPDDGKIAAIGSGGNYALSAARALDKFSNLNEIELVKESLKIAGEICIYTNLNIKTYSIEDK encoded by the coding sequence ATGTTTGAAGCAACTACTATACTAGCCTATAAGGGCAAAAACGCCTCAGTTATTGGTGGCGATGGACAAGTTACCTTTGGAAATACAGTTTTAAAAGGCAGTGCTGTAAAAATTAGAAAAATTGGAAAAGATGGTTCAGTATTGGCTGGCTTCGCAGGAAGCACAGCTGATGCTTTTAATCTTTTTGATATGTTTGAAAAGTGTCTTGATTCTGTAAAAGGTGATCTTTTAAGAGCGGCTATTGATTTTAGTAAAGAGTGGAGAAAAGATAAATACTTAAGAAAACTTGAAGCAATGATGCTGGTTTTGGATAGGAAACATCTTTTTTTACTAAGTGGAATGGGTGATGTAGTTGAGCCAGATGACGGTAAAATTGCCGCTATTGGAAGTGGTGGAAATTATGCACTATCAGCTGCTAGAGCTTTGGATAAATTTTCAAATTTAAATGAGATTGAACTTGTAAAAGAGAGTTTGAAAATTGCAGGCGAAATTTGTATCTATACAAATCTAAACATAAAAACTTACTCTATAGAGGATAAATAA
- a CDS encoding RNA-binding S4 domain-containing protein produces the protein MRIDKFLNAVNLTKRRAVSEDMCKSGVVSINEAVCKPAKELKIGDIITLKFLNGEKKYEVLGFPTTKNTPKSDQTKYVKEV, from the coding sequence ATGAGAATAGATAAATTTTTAAATGCAGTAAATTTAACAAAACGAAGAGCGGTTAGTGAAGATATGTGTAAAAGTGGTGTCGTAAGCATAAATGAAGCAGTATGCAAACCAGCAAAAGAGCTGAAAATTGGCGATATTATCACATTGAAATTCCTAAATGGTGAGAAAAAATATGAGGTTTTAGGCTTTCCAACTACAAAAAATACACCAAAAAGCGATCAAACAAAATATGTTAAAGAAGTGTGA
- the rplI gene encoding 50S ribosomal protein L9, with protein sequence MKVLLIKDVKSLGKAGEIKEVKDGYGHNFLVARGYAKIATNEVLRQYEAAKKREAQELEDQISNFKDLKKKLAKIRVSIKKPVGEGGALFGSVTKDEVANALKEQKNIEIDRKILEFDTIKHIGVFDAEAKFKHGITAKFEIEVVGE encoded by the coding sequence ATGAAAGTATTACTTATAAAAGATGTAAAAAGCTTAGGAAAAGCTGGTGAGATAAAAGAGGTAAAAGATGGATATGGGCATAATTTTTTAGTTGCAAGAGGTTATGCCAAAATAGCAACAAACGAAGTTTTAAGACAGTATGAAGCTGCTAAAAAAAGAGAAGCACAAGAATTAGAAGATCAAATTTCTAATTTTAAAGATTTAAAAAAAAAGTTAGCCAAGATTAGAGTTAGCATAAAAAAACCTGTTGGAGAGGGTGGAGCTTTGTTTGGTTCAGTTACAAAAGATGAAGTTGCAAATGCCTTGAAAGAGCAAAAAAATATTGAAATAGATAGAAAAATTTTGGAATTTGATACCATAAAACATATTGGAGTGTTTGACGCAGAAGCTAAATTTAAGCATGGTATAACAGCTAAATTTGAAATAGAAGTAGTTGGCGAATAA
- the hslU gene encoding HslU--HslV peptidase ATPase subunit yields MMLTPRQIVTKLDEYIIGQKEAKKVIAVALRNRYRRMQLEDEMRNEIIPKNILMIGSTGVGKTEIARRLSKLFGLPFIKVEASKYTEVGFVGRDVESMVRDLANAAVNLVKSEEIEKNSDKIDEYVQKEILKKLLPPLPKGASDEKLSDYEKSYEKMKEKLLSGSLDELNIEIEVMENSLESNPNLPPEMQNMQDSFIKIIGVASKKVKKNLKIKDAKSVLKNEASSKVLDMEAIKTEAMNRASNNGIIFIDEIDKVTISAKNSSRQDPSKEGVQRDLLPIVEGSSVSTKYGVLNTDHILFIAAGAFHMSMPSDLIPELQGRFPLRVELDSLDENALYEILTKPKNSLLKQYIALLKTEKVDLKFSDDGIKEIAKIAAQTNEKIEDIGARRLHTIIEKVLEDISFESDSYAGKSVEVGADLVKDKLGEISQSEDLARYIL; encoded by the coding sequence ATAATGCTTACACCAAGACAAATAGTAACAAAACTTGATGAGTATATAATCGGACAAAAAGAGGCCAAAAAGGTAATTGCCGTAGCACTTAGAAATAGATATAGAAGAATGCAACTAGAAGATGAGATGAGAAATGAAATCATTCCTAAAAATATCTTAATGATAGGATCAACTGGTGTTGGAAAAACAGAGATTGCTAGACGACTCTCAAAGCTTTTTGGACTTCCTTTTATAAAAGTTGAAGCTAGTAAATACACTGAAGTTGGCTTTGTGGGACGCGATGTTGAAAGCATGGTAAGAGATCTTGCAAATGCAGCTGTAAATTTAGTAAAAAGTGAAGAGATAGAAAAAAATAGTGATAAAATAGATGAATATGTCCAAAAAGAAATACTTAAAAAACTTCTTCCTCCACTTCCAAAAGGTGCAAGTGATGAAAAGTTAAGTGATTATGAAAAAAGCTATGAAAAAATGAAAGAAAAACTTTTAAGTGGCTCTTTAGATGAACTTAATATAGAAATAGAAGTTATGGAAAATTCACTTGAATCAAATCCAAATTTACCACCAGAAATGCAAAATATGCAAGATAGTTTTATTAAGATTATTGGAGTTGCTAGTAAAAAAGTCAAGAAAAATTTAAAAATCAAAGACGCAAAATCAGTTTTAAAAAATGAAGCTAGTAGCAAGGTTTTAGATATGGAAGCTATAAAAACAGAAGCTATGAATAGAGCTTCAAATAACGGCATAATTTTTATAGACGAGATTGATAAAGTTACAATTTCGGCTAAAAATAGCTCAAGACAAGATCCTAGCAAAGAGGGCGTTCAAAGAGATTTGCTTCCTATAGTTGAGGGCTCAAGTGTTAGTACAAAATATGGTGTTTTAAACACTGATCATATTTTATTTATAGCTGCTGGTGCATTTCATATGAGTATGCCAAGTGATTTAATACCGGAACTTCAAGGAAGGTTTCCATTAAGAGTTGAATTAGATAGCTTGGATGAAAATGCCTTGTATGAGATATTAACTAAACCTAAAAATTCACTTTTAAAGCAATACATTGCTCTTTTAAAAACAGAAAAAGTTGATCTTAAATTTAGTGACGATGGCATAAAGGAAATTGCTAAAATTGCGGCGCAAACGAATGAAAAAATAGAAGATATTGGTGCTAGAAGACTTCATACTATCATAGAAAAAGTGCTTGAAGATATAAGTTTTGAATCTGATAGTTACGCTGGTAAAAGCGTTGAAGTAGGGGCTGATTTAGTAAAAGATAAATTAGGCGAAATATCTCAAAGCGAGGATTTAGCAAGGTATATTTTATAA
- a CDS encoding argininosuccinate synthase has product MKKDVKKVVLAYSGGLDTSVVLKWLEDEYKCEVVTFTADIGQNEDLKPIKEKALKLGIKEENIFTLDLKEEFVKEFVFPMFRANAVYEGEYLLGTSIARPLIAKHLVEIAAKTGADAISHGATGKGNDQVRFELGAYALNPDIKVIAPWREWDLNSREKLLDFAHKNGIKIEQKKGKSPYSMDANLLHISYEGLILEDPNNSPEPDMWRWTTYPKDAPNESEIIEIEYKHGDPVALNGKSLTPANMLNELNKLGAKHGIGRLDLVENRYVGMKSRGCYETPGGTIMLKAHRAIESLTLDRGAAHLKDEIMPKYAELIYNGFWFSPERVMLQALIDESQKHVNGKVRLELYKGNVTVLGRSSKKDSLFNASFSTFEADNVYNQKDAEGFIKLNALRFIIAGKNERKI; this is encoded by the coding sequence ATGAAAAAAGATGTTAAAAAGGTAGTTTTAGCCTATTCAGGTGGTCTTGATACAAGTGTTGTTTTAAAATGGCTCGAAGATGAGTATAAGTGTGAAGTGGTGACTTTTACCGCAGACATCGGTCAAAATGAGGATTTAAAGCCAATCAAAGAAAAAGCACTAAAGCTTGGCATTAAGGAAGAAAACATTTTTACGCTTGATTTAAAAGAGGAATTTGTAAAAGAGTTTGTTTTTCCTATGTTTAGAGCAAATGCTGTTTATGAGGGCGAATATCTACTTGGAACATCAATTGCTAGACCTTTGATAGCAAAACATCTTGTTGAAATTGCAGCAAAAACAGGAGCAGATGCTATAAGTCACGGAGCTACAGGCAAAGGAAATGATCAAGTTAGATTTGAGCTTGGAGCATACGCGCTCAATCCTGATATTAAAGTAATTGCACCTTGGAGAGAGTGGGATTTAAATAGTCGTGAAAAACTGCTTGATTTTGCGCATAAAAATGGCATAAAAATAGAACAAAAAAAGGGAAAATCACCTTATTCTATGGATGCAAATTTGCTTCACATCTCTTATGAGGGACTAATACTAGAAGATCCAAACAACTCTCCAGAGCCTGATATGTGGCGATGGACAACATATCCAAAAGATGCTCCAAATGAGAGTGAAATAATAGAAATAGAGTATAAGCATGGCGATCCAGTTGCATTAAATGGCAAGAGCCTAACTCCTGCAAATATGCTAAATGAGTTAAACAAACTTGGTGCAAAACACGGCATTGGACGACTTGATTTAGTAGAGAACCGCTATGTTGGCATGAAAAGTAGAGGTTGTTATGAAACTCCAGGCGGAACAATTATGCTTAAGGCTCACAGAGCGATTGAGAGTTTAACACTTGATAGAGGTGCGGCTCATCTAAAAGATGAGATTATGCCAAAATATGCAGAGCTAATTTATAATGGTTTTTGGTTTAGCCCAGAAAGAGTTATGCTTCAAGCTTTGATTGATGAGAGCCAAAAGCATGTAAATGGCAAGGTTAGACTTGAGCTTTATAAAGGAAATGTTACTGTGCTTGGAAGAAGTAGCAAAAAAGATAGTCTGTTTAACGCTAGTTTTAGTACATTTGAAGCTGATAATGTCTATAACCAAAAAGATGCCGAGGGCTTTATAAAACTAAATGCGTTAAGATTTATAATTGCTGGAAAAAATGAAAGAAAAATATAA